The Miscanthus floridulus cultivar M001 unplaced genomic scaffold, ASM1932011v1 fs_152_1_2, whole genome shotgun sequence genome segment ttgaggccctactggaatgattttgtacagtacaagacatcagaagatggtgaggaacgggtgagaaggaaccaagagaatgcccgacagaaggtataccaccatagcatgggatcaggtggctacgcgactgccattctcAAGTGGGAGAAAATGAAAGCGgatattcttgccaagggtatcgcaccagaatcactcaattggcccacacacgcgaagaattggtttttcgctcatggggaaagactggacctagagatcggaaagctggttcatggcacaaaactcgaaagagcaacacaaagattgtcttatgctctacaagctaaagctattggtgcgttcaggcctaatagagagaaggatgaactgacgtatgccctcgggaccgctgaacacagtggccaaataagaggtttaggacggaacatttcttgggagcatggtttcccttatgatagagatacctacagaagccgacagagaaggaaggatgaggatgtaGCGCGGATCAACAGGTTAgaggaattggttcgtgagtcacgggaggcattgctttaagcacaggagcgcgaaaaagacatgcaagctagaatgcaggacgaaatcataaagcaagtgcaaatagcaatgagtgcccagagaCAGGCATCAAATATAGGaatgaacattaatattagcccccttgatcagttgaaaagtagctgcgcttctacgaagttgccaaatcaagatgacgcaatgctacgtttcctcgtggatgacatcactgcaccgtttacatcatgtgagctacatattccaaaagagaatgccacaatcatggtggctctcggtgttttttctcctccagatcctaccaagacactaaGAAtctatggggcaataataccacctggatatgttagcgtctcagtggatagagttaacaaaggttttagtgacctgcctcttgacattccaggaggtgatggagagaagactctaggagaagcagagaaaacattcatattatggcgcaagcgctacatcattattcccggggtctctagtccaccaccACTTCCTCAACTGCTAGACAATAGGTGtggacaaaagtgaacaaaacaattttttcacaaactttctattgacatgcatgattaataataacaatttcttatacctaattattcttttttgtaatcacacagcagggcctccgccaacctaagtccaattattcaatctctagatcatcatagtgctccgagcaatcaggtggcaacgccgccaccgccgccacctccaaggaggtctccaacgcctccaacagCTGCCccacctcccttgatgactaagaggaagccagctcctaagaggtccgccctgcaaacaaagtcgttgtcccaccagccgacaaagaagaaagtctcatctaatccagttattctccAAAAAATGTCTTTCGAGAAAAGTAAAAAGGAATTAAAAGCTGCAATAAAAAAAGATatggacagtttcttcgaaaaagtaaaaaaagcaacgagaagagagggacaacccggagaaatcatacttctacctacctctagatcttctaagaaagaaggtggaccagaaaaagcagaaatctcaaaagacccggccaaaattagactatgaccgctctctcaccaagtcatttgaggcggcgcagaaaaatactagaccagggaaaggtgttgcataactcggacaacaatcgcaacaattagtcccccctcttgtcgttcataatgaatatggttcgaacttagacttagacatcgattttgaggagctggcttgGTTTTACGagaaaactggtttggaccttgcccaagtgctcgctgaaggaccatctactCTGAAactggatccttggaagaaatttgaacgtggaaagagtctatacaaccctaaggccttaggtgaactgggtacgcaaatgtacctgctaaacaagtggtacatggcggcgtgtgaacggggagaggcctttgttactgtcagagttagaaaccaacattacttccgtggcgatgacgttctatatgtcgagtttgaaaaattacaccaactatgccacctagactctctcgacaaaagtctcattagctgctattgtctgtaagaatgattattttctactattaaagtgtgtatatataaagctacatgtatatatatacattatatatcctcacactatatttttatatatgcagatatgagatgacagaactcagaaatagaaaggataatgatgttggtttcgttgatccaaatgtcgtattcaaacaccctattcccccgcctcaatggaaagctgaactcaagaaaaatctcatgaggttcttagtgaaccaacaaaacaaggacatactcttctcctacaacttcaagtgagtgttaaataattaatatcgattatatggacatttgttcaattatttgcttactagctaagctatctttcatatatatacatatatgttgactctagttaatgtcgatcatatttgtgtataaaaacatatgcagcaatcactggatattgatggtcatcgatatggccaatagtcggttgagaatcttagactcattaagaaaagagcaaacagagtaccaagacatgatagatattatccaagggtaatatagtctctctagcaactatatatactccgatctcttaactgcaacaattattaaagaccaaattaatgttttattttatggggcgcagtgtttggaaaagtttcattgagaatcaccacatgaaatcttgcaaagcgtcactggatgtaatcgcacacaaagtaagtatgTTTGCGAGTTAACactatgcatgctttcaattcaccggatcttttttctcgtaaaagtgggttctgaggcaagaacaggggaaaaCACTCGGATATATGTTTGTCGAGTTTATCGGGGCTTAACACAAAAAGAATCCTGAAAAGATCCTcaagtatgttatataaatattttcataatattcacaatttcttttgttctcatatataaagtgagcaacacacacaccacacacacacacacactcatatattatatattattatatatatatatataataattgcATTCAGTACCACTACAAATAGTAACCAcctatttactataattttatatactaattactataatgtcaatacatatttacgatagttgggttacgataacatggggatatttaccataacgttatattaaaccacttagtaaggagttactatacttcgtaaattaacatagtaattatcataactcaaagtggctacagaataagttattctgtagccagctacaggatagtagttctatatatatatatatatatatatatatatattaatacttttcctttaacttttattgaagactctatggttgaagaaaaaagtcatacgacgtgaccaactgaaagcaattcaaaagACCATagtaggatttcttaatgaccaggtcctcaaccccgccggcgagttctacaatgacgtcaacgaaacatggaagccaaactagatggagtaattttgttatcccaaggatacaATAGAATATACAATACAACCTTTAattgtattatatatatatatatacacacacacaaacatacatattatatgtacataaaataatgtacaatatatgtatatgcatgtaatatatatgttagttttATATTttagtttatacaaaatgttcgaacattataaacgtgtagaatacgtatattattagcagcgtagaatgcgtattcgaaaacctattcgaaaaccaaaacgaatcatcaattgaaaatagaaacaaaaaaaacctttagtcctggttggtaataccaaccgggactaaagggccgccccacgtggccaggccgggagacgctttagtctcggttggtcttaccaactgggactaaaggtgcacctttagtctcgggcgcgaaaccaggactaaaggagggaacctttagtcccgatttggtACTTCCGGTTCTAAAACCGAGACTAAAAACGGTTGAGAaccagaagtacagcccgtttctccgctagtgatggttgtaaacTATCAAGCAGTGGCTTGCTGTTTGCACCAAGATGGTACAAATAGTTGTTATTGCGATGATATGATTGCAGCAAACGCAATATAGACAGTGGATAAATAGTATCAATTGTTGTTATTGCGATGACGATTGCAAGTAATGCGATATGGACGGTACgtcatcagaaaaaaaaaaaagcaagcaaAGCTATCAGATGCGGCTGTGCAGGAACTGTGTGGCAGACAGGCCCAGGTACTCCGCGGTGACGGGCCTGAAGACGCGCGGCTCGTCGGACTCGAGCGCCGCCGCAAGCTGCGTCCACAGGAAAGCGCTGGCAATCCACGAGCCATCACCCCCGGGTCGTGCGGCGATCTGCATGAACCCAGAGCACAACCTCGCCGTCATCGCGCTTGTTGGCAGTACCATAGCGGCGGGGCCGAAGCCGAAGTCCGTGTCGGTGGCGAACGAGGCGAACGAGGTCACGGTCATCGTCGGGCTGCCCAGCCCGATGCACGCGGTCTCGACGTACCGCTCGGTCTTGTGCTCCTCCACCCAGTCCACCAGCTCCTGGATGTGCTCGTTGTACGCCGGCGCTGTGATCGTGTCGCTCACCATGGCGGCCACGTCCGCCAGCGGCGCCCGCGCAACGTGGTCCACGCGCTCCTCTCGGAGCACGAAGGTGGTGACGTTGCCGACGTAGTTGCGCATCGCGGTGCGGAGCTCCGGCGGCGATGTGAGCCGTGGGCGCCCGTCCACCCACCATCCCATCCGGCAGCATGCGTCCGCCGCGCCCACGACGCCGGCGAGGGCCTTCCAGAGGTAGGCCGAAACAGCCTGTACGCGAGTCGCGCGCCGGCCGTTTCGGCTCGCCTCCTCGCGCAGCCAGGCGATGTCGGACGCGTCGACGTAGTACAGGCGCTCGACAAAGCTCTGCTGGAAAGTCAGGACGTTGACCTGGCTCCTGGCGTCCACCGCCGTGAACGCCTCGTTGAGATCGGCGGCGCTGTATGACGGCGTCGGGCGAGGCCGGAACACGGAGCGGTCGAGGTTCGGCTGGGACCCCGTGGAGAGCTTCCCCGACAAGGCGAGCTCTGACCACGCGCTGACGAGCGAGCTGAGCGCTCTCCCGTCGACGAGCAGGTGGTTGGTGGACCACGCCACGGTGAAGCCGCCGCACGAGAACGACACCACCTGAACAGACAGCGCCACGTCCTCGCCGTACGGCAGCTGGATCCTCCTCAAGGACGTGCTCATCTCGGCGTAGTTCAGGCTCGCCAGCGCCACGCCGCCGGCTTCCCCGACCACGAGCTCCGCGCCTTGGTTGCTGCAGTGAACCTCGGGGAGGCCGGAGCTCGGGTTGGTCGCGATGCGGCCGGCGAGAAGGAAGTAGTGGTTCAGCAAGGAAGGCAAGCCAGCCTCGAAGGTGGCCACGACGGCGTCGAAGGCCACGGTGGTGGCCGGAGGCTTGGGGTAGAGGCAGAACATGGCGACCTGTATGGTTTGCGGGAGGAGATCGAGGTTGGAGACGGCGAGGACGTGCGGCTCGATGGAGGTGTTGGATGCCATCACGAGACGGCGGCTCACGACTCGGACATGCAAGTCCTTGCAGCCATGGACGCTAGCCATTCTTCCTCGTACACTCGTGTCTGCTGGCTTGGCTTGCTTGCTTTTGTTACGTCTTACGTGTACTAGCTAGCTAGGCGCGCGGTAGGGTAGATTCTGAAAGAAATGCGCCGCCTACGGCCTACGTATAAACGCACATCCACTTCGATTCTCTGAGATGACATAAACTAGATGCTGAGCTCACTGGCTCTCGAATTTAGCAATGTTTGTGAGCCCTTGAAGTCAACGGAATCTTTCGTAGAAACGGGGGCTTCGATGCCGCTAGGAAAAATAAAAGAACAAGCCAGGCACGATTCAATAATCGAGCTAGGCGGTTGACTTGTAGGATCGTATGATAGGCATGAGTACGCCATTTACAACTTATTAGGAAGAACTTCGAACATATTTGGCAAAAGTTCGGGCGCTGTTAAAAAAATATCTCAATAGTTTGGCATGCATTGTATGTAATTTATTTTACATATGCAACTTCGTCCGACAGTGTATGAGCTAGACCTTGACGTGGTAGACATCGATTTTTTTCTTTTGCTAGTAGTACCAATTTGGGCCTTATTTCTAACGATAATGATATGATTAAAATGCCTGACGGACGGATGCCTCACACCGCTTGGGGTAGAGGCAGAACATGGCGACCTGTATGGTTTGCGGGAGGAGATCGAGGTTGGAGACGGCGAGGACGTGCGGCTCGATGGAGGTGTTGGAGGCCATCACGAGACGGCGCGCGGCTCACGACTCGGACATGCAAGTCCTTGCAGCCATGGACGCTAGCCATTCTTCCTCGTACACTCGTGTCTGCTGGCTTGCTTGCT includes the following:
- the LOC136530520 gene encoding coniferyl alcohol acyltransferase-like, yielding MASVHGCKDLHVRVVSRRLVMASNTSIEPHVLAVSNLDLLPQTIQVAMFCLYPKPPATTVAFDAVVATFEAGLPSLLNHYFLLAGRIATNPSSGLPEVHCSNQGAELVVGEAGGVALASLNYAEMSTSLRRIQLPYGEDVALSVQVVSFSCGGFTVAWSTNHLLVDGRALSSLVSAWSELALSGKLSTGSQPNLDRSVFRPRPTPSYSAADLNEAFTAVDARSQVNVLTFQQSFVERLYYVDASDIAWLREEASRNGRRATRVQAVSAYLWKALAGVVGAADACCRMGWWVDGRPRLTSPPELRTAMRNYVGNVTTFVLREERVDHVARAPLADVAAMVSDTITAPAYNEHIQELVDWVEEHKTERYVETACIGLGSPTMTVTSFASFATDTDFGFGPAAMVLPTSAMTARLCSGFMQIAARPGGDGSWIASAFLWTQLAAALESDEPRVFRPVTAEYLGLSATQFLHSRI